A genomic stretch from Pristiophorus japonicus isolate sPriJap1 chromosome 6, sPriJap1.hap1, whole genome shotgun sequence includes:
- the LOC139265758 gene encoding integral membrane protein 2A-like — MVKIGFNSPVAQKGGKGALLVPEPDPEAATVDGGDNSTGRCLFTLLGLAFILSGLIIGGACLYRFIVPKNKVFHGEMRYLDSNILTRAPETEAPYFLASEDVQFLGDDENVAVISVPVPDFADSDPAVIIHDFELLLTAYLDLSLDNCYVIALNTSVVMPPRNLLELFMRLATGAYLPQTYLVHEDLMVTERIDNVDQLGYFIYRLCSGKKTYRLQRRDTVKGIQKRSTENCHRIKHFANNFVIDTLICEP, encoded by the exons GATCCAGAAGCTGCTACAGTGGATGGAGGCGATAACTCCACAGGAAGATGTTTGTTTACACTTCTTGGATTGGCTTTCATACTGTCTGGGTTGATAATTGGAGGAGCTTGTCTGTATCGATTCATTGTGCCAAAG AACAAAGTATTCCACGGTGAAATGCGATACTTGGATTCTAATATCCTAACGCGTGCCCCAGAAACAGAGGCTCCTTACTTTCTTGCTTCAGAAGATGTGCAGTTCTTGGGAGATGATGAGAATGTGGCAGTGATCAGTGTCCCGGTTCCAGATTTTGCAGATTCTGATCCAGCAGTCATCATTCATGATTTTGAGTTG CTCCTGACGGCTTATCTTGATCTGAGTTTGGATAACTGCTATGTGATTGCATTGAATACTTCTGTTGTCATGCCTCCACGCAACTTACTGGAGCTGTTCATGAGACTTGCA ACGGGTGCTTACTTGCCTCAGACCTACCTTGTTCATGAAGACCTGATGGTGACTGAGCGTATTGACAACGTTGATCAATTGGGCTATTTCATCTACCGGCTCTGTTCAGGGAAAAAGACCTACAGATTGCAGCGTAGAGATACAGTGAAAG GCATCCAGAAACGCTCAACAGAGAACTGTCACCGAATCAAACACTTTGCAAATAACTTTGTCATTGATACCTTGATCTGTGAACCATGA